The following proteins are co-located in the Blochmannia endosymbiont of Camponotus sp. genome:
- a CDS encoding phosphoadenylyl-sulfate reductase, with the protein MNKPLNVINHCWTFTELNSLDINEQKLILTKINQYLESLNTVDRFRWAVEYLPKQAILSSSFGIQSSVSLHLTTHYYPNIPIILIDTGYLFPETYRFIDRLTEKMQLNLHVFSPNQSAAWQEARYGKLWTQGAKGIKQYNAINKVEPMHRALRTLKVETWFAGLRRNQSDSRKKLPIITIQNGIFKFLPIADWNSLQIHRYIEKHSLEYHPLRQKGYVSIGDVHTSRKWEPGMKEEDTRFFGLQRECGLHIIE; encoded by the coding sequence ATGAATAAACCATTAAATGTTATTAATCATTGCTGGACTTTTACGGAACTCAATTCACTAGACATTAATGAACAGAAGTTGATTTTAACTAAAATCAATCAATATTTAGAATCTTTAAATACGGTAGATAGGTTCAGATGGGCTGTAGAATATTTACCTAAGCAAGCAATATTATCTTCAAGTTTTGGTATTCAGTCATCAGTCAGTTTACATTTAACTACTCATTATTATCCCAATATTCCGATTATTTTAATTGATACTGGTTATTTATTTCCAGAAACATATCGATTTATCGATCGATTAACAGAAAAAATGCAATTAAATTTACATGTATTTTCTCCGAATCAATCTGCAGCATGGCAAGAAGCACGATATGGTAAATTATGGACACAGGGTGCAAAAGGAATCAAACAATACAACGCTATTAACAAAGTTGAACCTATGCATCGTGCTCTAAGGACGCTGAAAGTGGAAACATGGTTTGCAGGATTAAGGAGAAATCAGTCAGATAGTCGTAAAAAATTACCAATAATAACTATTCAAAATGGAATTTTTAAATTCCTGCCTATCGCTGATTGGAATTCTCTTCAGATTCATAGATACATTGAAAAACATTCTTTGGAATATCATCCATTGCGACAAAAAGGTTATGTATCAATAGGAGATGTACATACTAGCAGAAAATGGGAACCTGGTATGAAAGAAGAAGATACACGTTTTTTTGGACTACAACGTGAATGTGGTTTACATATTATTGAGTGA
- the cysN gene encoding sulfate adenylyltransferase subunit CysN — MISTIEQEIINHGGIENYLYAQQHKMLLRFLTCGSVDDGKSTLIGRLLHDSYQIYDDQLSVLHTDSKKIGTQKNKLDLALLVDGLQSERAQGITIDVAYRYFFTKKRKFIIADTPGHIEYTKNMVTGASTSELAILLVDARKGIQSQTKRHWFITVLLGIQYIIVAINKMDLINYNQKIFEKISKEYLEFAKKHLPTEIHTIFIPISAVDGDNVATLSTNMKWYNGPTLLEMLEDIHINDSLHFDQQELRFPVQYVIRHNLDFRGYVGTIASGSMHVGQRVNIFPSNTISTIKRIIKFNADQTEARAREAVAITLEDDIDVSRGDMIIDSNTIITPVQNALVDVVWMKKEALKKNQYFNVKIATKVIRAQVKNIEYEIDINTLQSQKTNTIPLNGIGLIKLLFDEPLILDQYSHYPTTGSMIFIDLLTNETVGAGMVRTLIARHKLNDNKNYSEFELAFHEFIRFHFPHWKVQDLS; from the coding sequence ATGATTAGCACCATAGAGCAGGAAATTATCAATCATGGAGGAATTGAAAATTATCTATATGCGCAACAACATAAAATGTTGTTGCGATTTCTTACATGTGGTAGCGTAGACGATGGTAAAAGCACCTTGATAGGACGATTGTTACATGATTCTTATCAAATTTATGATGATCAGTTATCTGTTCTTCATACGGATAGCAAGAAAATTGGTACTCAAAAAAATAAATTAGACTTAGCATTGCTGGTAGATGGATTACAATCGGAACGCGCACAAGGCATTACTATAGATGTAGCTTATCGTTATTTTTTTACTAAAAAACGTAAATTTATCATTGCTGATACTCCAGGGCATATAGAATATACAAAAAATATGGTTACTGGCGCTTCTACTAGCGAATTGGCTATTTTATTAGTTGATGCTCGTAAAGGAATACAGAGTCAAACTAAAAGGCATTGGTTTATCACTGTGCTTTTAGGCATTCAGTATATTATAGTGGCAATTAATAAAATGGATTTAATCAATTATAATCAAAAAATATTTGAAAAAATTAGCAAAGAATATTTAGAATTTGCTAAGAAACATTTACCGACTGAGATACATACAATATTTATTCCAATATCTGCTGTAGACGGAGATAATGTTGCGACATTATCAACAAATATGAAGTGGTATAACGGACCCACATTGTTGGAAATGTTAGAAGATATTCATATTAATGATTCCTTACACTTTGATCAGCAAGAATTACGTTTTCCAGTACAGTATGTAATTCGTCATAATTTAGATTTCAGAGGTTATGTTGGCACTATTGCTTCTGGTAGTATGCATGTTGGACAACGTGTTAATATTTTTCCTTCAAATACCATTTCTACTATTAAACGTATTATTAAATTTAATGCGGATCAGACAGAGGCTAGGGCTAGAGAGGCAGTCGCTATAACTTTGGAAGATGATATTGACGTTAGTCGCGGAGATATGATAATTGATTCGAATACCATTATTACACCTGTTCAGAATGCGTTGGTAGATGTGGTATGGATGAAAAAAGAAGCATTAAAAAAAAATCAATATTTTAATGTCAAGATCGCTACTAAAGTTATAAGAGCACAGGTAAAAAATATAGAATACGAAATAGATATCAATACCTTGCAATCTCAAAAGACAAACACAATACCACTCAATGGAATTGGATTAATAAAGTTGTTATTTGATGAGCCATTGATATTAGATCAATATTCTCATTATCCAACAACTGGGAGCATGATATTTATTGATCTATTAACTAATGAAACTGTAGGAGCTGGAATGGTTCGTACTCTTATTGCACGCCATAAGCTTAATGATAATAAAAATTACAGTGAATTTGAATTGGCATTCCATGAATTTATTCGTTTTCACTTTCCCCATTGGAAAGTCCAAGACTTATCATGA
- the cysD gene encoding sulfate adenylyltransferase subunit CysD, with protein sequence MTYFHRLESESIYIIREVVAEFQNPVMLYSIGKDSSVMLHLARKAFYPSALPFPLLHIDTGWKFHEMYTFRDNTAKSYDLELLVHKNPEGISMGINPFIHGSAKHTDIMKTEGLKQALHQYSFDAAFGGARRDEEKVRSKERIYSFRDKFHCWNPRKQRPELWYNYNGKINKGESIRVFPLSNWTELDIWQYIFFEKIDIVSLYLAKNRPVICRNGNLIMVDDDRINLTSEEFIETRMVRFRTLGCWPLTGAIESQAETLPEIIEEMLISKKSERQGRIIDFDQSGSMESKKRQGYF encoded by the coding sequence ATGACTTATTTTCATAGATTAGAGTCAGAAAGTATCTATATTATTCGTGAAGTAGTTGCTGAGTTTCAAAACCCAGTTATGCTATATTCTATTGGTAAGGATTCTTCAGTAATGTTACATTTGGCTCGAAAAGCATTTTATCCTAGTGCACTGCCTTTCCCCTTATTACATATAGATACTGGTTGGAAATTTCATGAAATGTATACATTTCGAGACAATACTGCTAAATCTTATGATTTAGAGTTATTAGTACATAAAAACCCAGAAGGTATATCTATGGGGATTAACCCATTTATTCATGGTAGTGCTAAACATACGGATATTATGAAAACAGAAGGATTAAAGCAAGCGTTACATCAATATAGTTTTGACGCAGCTTTTGGAGGCGCTCGCCGTGATGAAGAAAAAGTTAGGTCTAAAGAACGGATTTATTCGTTTCGAGATAAATTTCATTGTTGGAATCCTAGAAAACAACGTCCGGAATTATGGTATAATTATAATGGCAAAATTAATAAAGGAGAAAGTATTCGTGTATTTCCTTTATCCAATTGGACAGAATTAGATATTTGGCAATATATTTTTTTTGAAAAAATTGATATAGTATCATTATACCTAGCTAAAAATCGACCCGTAATTTGTAGAAATGGTAATTTGATTATGGTAGACGACGATCGAATCAATCTTACATCTGAAGAATTTATAGAAACACGTATGGTACGATTTCGTACGTTGGGGTGTTGGCCATTAACCGGAGCGATTGAATCGCAAGCAGAGACATTACCTGAAATAATTGAGGAAATGTTAATATCTAAGAAAAGTGAGCGTCAAGGTCGAATTATTGATTTTGATCAATCCGGATCTATGGAAAGCAAAAAACGTCAAGGTTATTTCTAA
- the cysI gene encoding assimilatory sulfite reductase (NADPH) hemoprotein subunit produces MNKKYNNNNDKNILVLSDNERIKQESNFLRGTIAQNLDNNLTGGFNTEDAQLIRFHGMYQQDDRDVRVERANQKLEPLINMMLRCRLPGGVIMPAQWLAIDDFSEKYTLYGTIRLTTRQTFQLHGLLKPNLKNVHRLLNELGLDSIATAGDVNRNVICTANPMESTLHHQVWELAKSISSYLLPKSNAYAEIWLDSKKTESTDSEPILSATYLPRKFKIAIAIPPINDVDVHANDLSFIAIRGDNTDQIIGFNVLVGGGLAMTYGDTTTYPRKASEFGYISTKDVLKIAETVVTIQRDWGNRSDRKHAKTKYTLDRVGVTTFKSEVERRSGVTFHPIHPYVFTDRGDRFGWVQGIDDYWHLTLFIENGRISNNNPRKLLKHGIAEVAQIHSGSFRLTANQNLIISGVSKDNKLMVESTLRKYGVINDDITPQRKASMACVAFPTCPLAMAEAERFLPKFITKIENIMSKYRLEKDAIILRVTGCPNSCARAMLSEIGLTGRSIGRYNLYLGGNNIGTRIPRLYKENITENDILNILDMTISRWAQERNNHESYGDYVVRSGIVHAVINSEKDFYDE; encoded by the coding sequence ATGAACAAAAAATATAATAATAACAATGATAAAAATATACTGGTATTATCCGATAATGAACGAATCAAACAAGAAAGCAACTTTCTAAGAGGTACTATTGCCCAAAATTTAGACAATAATTTAACCGGTGGATTTAATACAGAAGATGCTCAATTAATTAGATTTCATGGAATGTATCAACAAGATGATCGCGATGTACGTGTGGAACGAGCAAATCAAAAACTAGAACCACTAATTAATATGATGTTACGTTGTCGTTTACCAGGTGGCGTGATTATGCCGGCGCAATGGTTGGCAATCGATGATTTTTCAGAAAAATATACTTTATACGGCACGATACGTCTTACTACTCGGCAAACCTTTCAATTACATGGTTTATTAAAACCTAACTTGAAAAATGTGCATCGTTTATTGAATGAATTGGGATTAGATTCTATAGCTACTGCTGGTGATGTAAATCGTAATGTAATATGCACAGCTAATCCAATGGAATCAACATTACATCATCAGGTATGGGAATTGGCGAAAAGTATTTCTTCATATTTACTGCCAAAATCTAATGCATATGCAGAAATTTGGTTAGATTCAAAAAAAACAGAATCTACAGACTCTGAGCCAATTTTAAGCGCTACTTATTTACCTCGTAAATTTAAAATAGCAATTGCGATACCACCTATAAACGATGTAGATGTTCATGCTAACGATCTTAGTTTTATTGCTATCAGAGGTGATAACACTGATCAAATAATTGGTTTTAATGTGTTAGTAGGTGGAGGATTAGCAATGACTTACGGAGATACTACTACATATCCTCGTAAAGCTAGCGAATTTGGATATATTTCTACAAAAGATGTTTTAAAAATTGCAGAAACAGTAGTTACAATACAAAGAGATTGGGGAAATAGATCCGATCGTAAACATGCGAAAACAAAATATACTTTAGATCGAGTTGGAGTAACAACATTTAAATCAGAAGTTGAACGTCGTTCTGGAGTAACATTTCATCCAATTCATCCTTATGTATTCACGGATAGAGGCGATCGATTTGGATGGGTGCAGGGTATTGATGATTATTGGCATCTTACTTTGTTTATAGAAAACGGAAGAATATCAAATAATAATCCCCGTAAATTGTTAAAACATGGGATTGCAGAAGTTGCGCAAATACATTCAGGTTCTTTTAGATTGACTGCAAATCAAAATTTAATTATTTCTGGAGTATCTAAGGACAATAAATTAATGGTTGAAAGTACATTAAGAAAATATGGTGTAATCAATGATGATATTACACCGCAACGAAAAGCATCTATGGCATGTGTAGCGTTTCCTACTTGTCCATTAGCAATGGCAGAAGCAGAACGATTTTTACCAAAATTTATTACTAAAATAGAAAATATCATGTCTAAATATAGATTAGAAAAAGATGCTATTATTTTACGGGTAACAGGTTGTCCTAACAGTTGTGCTCGTGCGATGTTATCAGAAATTGGATTAACAGGAAGATCAATTGGGCGTTATAATCTTTATTTAGGAGGTAATAATATCGGTACGCGTATTCCTCGATTGTACAAAGAAAATATTACGGAAAATGATATTTTAAACATCCTTGATATGACTATTAGTCGTTGGGCACAAGAGAGAAATAATCACGAATCTTACGGAGATTATGTAGTAAGGTCTGGGATAGTTCATGCTGTTATAAATTCTGAAAAAGATTTTTATGATGAATAA
- the eno gene encoding phosphopyruvate hydratase, with translation MPKILNIVGREVIDSRGNPTVETEVYIKGGSRVASVPSGASVGSQEALELRDNNNNRFFGKGVTKAVSAVNGPIHKALIGMDVTQQRVIDTIMIDSDGTSNKSKFGANAILSVSLAVAKAASAFKNVPLYQHISDLYDASTNTFVLPLPMMNIINGGKHADNNLDIQEFMIIPIGAKTIKEAIQMGSEISHNLRVILNNKGISTQLGDEGGYAPNLNSHATALELIQESIEQSGYIFKEDIVLAIDCAASELFDAPTNKYNVKSEKKFFTSEEFTDYLSSLAQKYSIVSIEDGQSEYDWNGFAYQTKVLGDKIQLVGDDLFVTNMNLLQIGINRNIANSILIKCNQIGSLTETLETIRMAKNAGYGTIISHRSGETEDTSIADIAVGTSAGQIKTGPVRCSERVAKYNQLIRIEEMLGKKGVFYRFKK, from the coding sequence ATGCCTAAGATTTTGAATATTGTTGGACGTGAGGTTATTGATTCTCGCGGTAATCCAACAGTAGAAACCGAAGTATATATTAAAGGTGGTTCTAGAGTAGCATCTGTTCCGTCTGGAGCATCCGTTGGTTCTCAAGAAGCTTTAGAGTTGAGAGACAACAATAACAATCGGTTTTTTGGAAAAGGCGTAACAAAAGCGGTCAGCGCTGTAAATGGACCCATTCATAAAGCATTAATAGGTATGGATGTAACGCAACAACGTGTTATTGATACCATTATGATTGATTCAGATGGAACCAGTAATAAATCAAAATTTGGTGCTAATGCTATTTTGAGTGTTTCTTTAGCGGTTGCAAAAGCAGCTTCGGCATTTAAAAATGTTCCATTATATCAGCATATCTCTGATTTGTATGATGCATCAACAAATACATTTGTATTACCACTCCCTATGATGAATATTATTAATGGTGGTAAGCATGCTGATAATAATTTAGATATTCAGGAATTTATGATTATCCCGATTGGGGCAAAAACCATCAAAGAAGCAATTCAGATGGGATCTGAAATATCACATAATTTAAGAGTAATATTAAATAATAAAGGAATATCCACTCAATTAGGCGACGAAGGTGGATATGCTCCTAACCTTAATTCTCATGCCACTGCATTAGAATTAATACAAGAATCTATAGAACAGTCCGGTTATATTTTTAAAGAAGATATTGTTCTAGCAATAGACTGTGCCGCATCTGAGTTGTTTGATGCGCCTACCAATAAGTATAACGTAAAAAGTGAAAAAAAGTTTTTTACTTCTGAAGAGTTTACTGATTATTTATCATCATTAGCCCAAAAATACTCAATAGTTTCTATTGAAGACGGACAAAGCGAATATGATTGGAATGGATTTGCTTACCAAACCAAAGTTCTTGGTGATAAAATTCAACTGGTAGGAGATGACTTGTTTGTAACTAATATGAATTTATTACAAATAGGTATTAATCGAAATATTGCAAATTCTATTTTAATTAAATGCAACCAGATAGGGTCTTTAACTGAAACATTAGAAACGATTAGAATGGCTAAAAATGCGGGGTACGGCACAATTATTTCACATCGCTCCGGAGAAACTGAAGATACAAGTATCGCTGACATAGCCGTGGGTACATCTGCAGGTCAAATAAAAACTGGACCTGTGCGTTGTTCTGAACGAGTAGCTAAATACAATCAACTAATTCGTATAGAAGAAATGTTAGGAAAAAAGGGAGTGTTTTATAGATTTAAAAAGTAA
- the cysJ gene encoding NADPH-dependent assimilatory sulfite reductase flavoprotein subunit, which produces MMKKTAHNEITPLTSEQLDYIRSFLVTLSSSQLIWISGYLWGLANVAEPNKITDISENTKIEGVRCNKTITLISASQTGNARQLAEKLRDDIHAINLDVMLFNAGDYKFKKISKETLLIIITSTYGEGEPPEEAIALYRYLFSNKAVKMTNTHFAVFSFGDRSYEYFAKAGKDFDHRLEELGAHRLCDRVDVDIDFKEEANVWRKKIVLLLKNKITSPSIFNQNNKSCSLEQVNHTVCNKEYPLIACLSARYKITSRDSLKDVHHLEIDIADSDLHYQPGDALGVWYENDPNLINELLEVLRLKGTEQVQVKEEPMFLSEALQKHYELTHNTSVVVKNIATIAQDKMLLDLFCNSEKLNKFILTTPIIEMMHRVSIAITPKELLQVLRPMKPRFYSISSAQSEVGDEIHITVSVVRYKTNERFRTGGASGYLVDRIKEDEKMRIFIEPNNNFRLPKNPNVPVIMIGAGTGIAPFRAFMQQRSADNASGKNWLFFGNLRFIDDFLYQIEWQRYFRDGLLTKIDTAWSRDQNNKIYVQNKLLSNSVELWSWIQEGAHIYVCGDAQHMAQDVNKALVMLTSKHGSMGLDKANEFWHNMRIQHRYQRDIY; this is translated from the coding sequence ATGATGAAAAAAACAGCACATAATGAAATAACACCGTTAACTTCGGAACAATTAGATTATATTCGATCATTTTTAGTTACTTTGTCCAGTTCTCAACTGATTTGGATATCTGGATATTTATGGGGATTAGCCAATGTTGCAGAACCTAACAAAATAACTGATATTTCTGAAAACACTAAAATAGAAGGTGTTCGTTGTAATAAAACAATTACTTTAATATCTGCTTCTCAAACTGGAAATGCACGTCAATTAGCTGAGAAATTACGCGATGATATTCATGCGATTAATCTAGATGTCATGTTGTTTAATGCTGGGGATTACAAATTTAAGAAAATTTCTAAAGAAACATTATTAATTATTATTACTTCCACCTATGGAGAGGGAGAACCTCCAGAAGAAGCAATTGCGTTATATAGGTATTTGTTTTCTAATAAAGCAGTGAAAATGACAAATACTCATTTTGCGGTATTTAGTTTTGGCGATCGATCATATGAATATTTTGCTAAAGCTGGAAAAGATTTTGATCACCGATTAGAAGAACTTGGGGCGCATCGATTATGCGATCGAGTCGATGTCGATATCGATTTTAAAGAAGAAGCTAATGTATGGAGAAAAAAAATAGTTCTTTTATTAAAAAATAAAATAACATCTCCTTCTATATTTAATCAAAATAATAAAAGTTGCAGTCTTGAACAAGTAAATCACACTGTATGTAACAAAGAATATCCATTAATTGCTTGTTTATCAGCCCGATACAAAATTACTAGCCGTGATTCACTTAAAGATGTGCATCATTTGGAGATAGATATTGCTGATTCTGATTTACATTATCAACCAGGAGATGCGTTAGGAGTGTGGTATGAAAATGATCCTAATCTTATTAATGAGTTATTAGAAGTATTAAGGTTGAAAGGAACTGAACAAGTACAAGTTAAAGAAGAGCCAATGTTTCTTAGTGAAGCGTTACAGAAACATTATGAATTAACTCATAATACTTCTGTTGTCGTAAAAAATATAGCTACTATTGCTCAAGATAAAATGTTGTTGGATTTATTCTGCAATTCAGAAAAATTAAATAAATTTATTTTAACTACGCCTATAATTGAAATGATGCATCGAGTATCAATTGCAATAACTCCGAAAGAGTTATTGCAAGTATTGCGTCCTATGAAACCCCGATTTTATTCCATTTCTTCCGCTCAATCAGAGGTAGGAGATGAAATACATATTACTGTAAGCGTAGTACGTTATAAGACAAATGAACGCTTTAGAACAGGTGGTGCGAGTGGTTATTTAGTAGATCGCATAAAAGAAGATGAAAAAATGCGTATTTTTATTGAACCTAATAATAATTTTAGGCTACCAAAAAATCCTAATGTTCCAGTTATTATGATTGGAGCTGGAACGGGCATTGCTCCGTTTCGTGCTTTTATGCAGCAAAGATCTGCAGATAATGCATCAGGAAAAAACTGGTTGTTTTTTGGGAACTTAAGATTTATAGACGATTTTCTTTATCAAATTGAATGGCAACGTTATTTCAGAGATGGTTTATTAACCAAAATTGATACAGCTTGGTCCAGAGATCAAAATAATAAGATTTATGTGCAAAACAAATTGTTAAGTAATAGCGTAGAACTTTGGTCATGGATTCAAGAAGGAGCGCATATTTATGTATGTGGTGATGCTCAACATATGGCTCAAGATGTAAATAAGGCTTTAGTTATGTTAACATCTAAACACGGGAGTATGGGTTTAGACAAAGCGAATGAATTTTGGCATAACATGCGGATACAACATCGTTATCAGAGAGATATTTACTAA
- the cysG gene encoding siroheme synthase CysG, translating into MEYLPIFIDLKNRPVLVVGGGTVAARKIQMLQRAGATITLVAPALCTELKKILITQSINWISKNFQPIMLNKVILVIVATNDSKLNALIYHNAEKHNILINTVDDKNKCSFIFPAIVDRNPVLIGISSCGKAPVLVRILREKLELLLPKSLGFVAKLAGAWRNQVKQHIVDTVLRRQFWEKIFYNGQVATLMEQGRPKEANKVFNYALNSSINDKNNKKGHVTLVGAGPGDIGLLTIRGLQVMQQADIILYDYLINSDILDLARRDADKICVGKRVGNHSIAQKKLNQFIVQLAQKGNKVVRLKGGDPFIFGRGGEELQAISEAGIAFQVVPGITAGIGVTAYSGIPLTHRKYAHSVVFITGHNASGDNQFNWNSLSNNQQTLVIYMGKLNAISIRNNLIIHGRNMHTPVAVISRGTYQDQKILIGTLIELEKLAKMANYPALLVIGDVVSLHSKINWFGQKALNYYPINSIINLI; encoded by the coding sequence ATGGAATATTTACCGATATTTATTGATCTCAAAAATAGGCCAGTGCTAGTAGTTGGAGGAGGTACTGTTGCTGCGCGAAAAATACAAATGCTACAAAGGGCGGGCGCTACTATTACATTAGTAGCGCCCGCCCTTTGTACAGAATTAAAAAAAATTTTAATTACACAAAGTATCAATTGGATTAGTAAAAATTTTCAACCTATTATGTTAAATAAAGTAATTTTAGTGATTGTAGCAACCAATGATTCTAAATTAAATGCTTTAATATACCACAATGCTGAAAAACACAATATTTTAATAAATACTGTAGACGATAAGAATAAATGTTCATTTATTTTCCCTGCTATTGTTGATCGTAATCCCGTGTTAATAGGAATTTCTTCTTGTGGAAAAGCACCTGTATTAGTGCGTATTTTACGTGAAAAACTTGAATTGTTATTACCAAAGTCTCTGGGATTTGTAGCAAAATTGGCGGGAGCATGGCGTAATCAAGTAAAACAGCATATTGTAGATACAGTACTTAGGCGTCAGTTTTGGGAGAAAATATTCTATAATGGGCAGGTTGCTACCTTAATGGAACAAGGTCGCCCTAAAGAAGCCAATAAAGTTTTTAACTATGCGCTCAACAGCTCTATAAACGATAAGAATAATAAAAAAGGGCACGTCACGTTAGTAGGGGCAGGGCCCGGAGATATAGGATTGTTAACTATCAGAGGGTTGCAAGTGATGCAACAAGCAGATATCATACTATACGATTACTTAATAAATTCAGATATTTTAGACTTAGCCCGGCGCGATGCCGATAAAATTTGTGTTGGAAAACGTGTTGGAAATCATTCAATTGCTCAAAAAAAACTCAATCAATTTATAGTACAATTAGCGCAAAAGGGAAATAAAGTCGTTAGATTGAAAGGAGGAGATCCATTTATTTTTGGTCGGGGCGGTGAGGAATTGCAAGCAATATCAGAGGCAGGTATTGCTTTTCAAGTAGTTCCTGGTATTACAGCAGGAATCGGTGTCACAGCTTATTCTGGTATTCCTTTAACTCATAGAAAGTATGCTCATAGCGTTGTTTTTATTACAGGGCATAATGCAAGTGGCGATAATCAATTTAACTGGAACAGTTTATCAAACAATCAACAGACATTAGTAATTTACATGGGTAAGCTTAATGCTATAAGTATTAGGAATAATCTAATCATCCATGGGAGAAATATGCATACCCCCGTTGCTGTAATTAGTCGAGGGACATATCAAGATCAAAAAATTTTAATTGGGACCTTAATTGAATTAGAAAAGTTGGCGAAAATGGCTAATTATCCTGCTTTGTTGGTTATTGGCGATGTGGTGTCATTACATAGTAAAATCAATTGGTTTGGTCAAAAAGCATTGAATTACTATCCTATTAATTCAATTATTAATTTGATATAA